One segment of Solanum lycopersicum chromosome 1, SLM_r2.1 DNA contains the following:
- the LOC101250937 gene encoding protein ENDOSPERM DEFECTIVE 1-like: protein MSTVQRRQQPVDVPKENGGARVQQQQHLDIMQSRGGKMSSRPDTPSVTGTARIIPSRYRQTPQSVLRSSSTSNPGYASVSAAAKLLQEVTGTPINPCAVSCGDGAIVHKKLSKVSTSSAVDGCAAATESTSCPNSPVCTQRKQQHIKVPKDNGGTRAHQQQLADALQSKGSKISSRLDTPTVTGASRVVPSRYKFTPQSLNRHCPTSTPGGTISAADKLLREITATPINPCSVSQDDGALVSRKLSKVSTSPYVDSCATGTATTKGSSCPSSPLCPQNNKTRTLSAMRSSTSEIDRCLTERNRDSSVDECSSYKSAFSTCARSLHLPTANNENSSSWLSLKQNDMFASRSSFKMGGLCLPPHPTSNKLGADAARKGRKGFSDQGEVHSLKLLYNHHLQWRFANAKAEASMHSQRHESQSKLYSFAQQLSDLRKSVSQKRAELGVLRRIKTLSTIVESQLPCLGEWANLEEDYSTSLSGTTDALRNCSLRLPIGTEVHVDIKELGDALSSSTKVMEMIGLQIQNFMQKAEETESLVSELARVSGGEKALVEECGDLLMKTYISQVTEWSLRGQMIQMHQNNLYQVQKE from the coding sequence ATGTCCACTGTTCAAAGAAGGCAGCAACCCGTAGATGTTCCGAAGGAAAATGGAGGTGCTAGAGtacagcaacaacaacacctAGATATTATGCAGTCAAGGGGTGGGAAGATGTCCTCCAGGCCTGACACCCCTTCAGTGACAGGTACTGCTAGGATTATCCCATCTAGATATCGGCAAACTCCTCAGTCTGTACTCCGTTCTAGTTCAACGAGTAATCCTGGATATGCATCGGTCAGTGCTGCTGCTAAACTGTTGCAGGAGGTTACGGGTACTCCTATAAATCCTTGTGCAGTGTCCTGTGGTGATGGAGCAATTGTCCATAAAAAGCTATCGAAAGTTTCAACAAGCAGTGCTGTAGATGGCTGTGCTGCTGCTACTGAGAGCACTTCATGCCCCAATTCTCCAGTATGCACTCAGAGAAAGCAGCAGCACATTAAAGTTCCCAAGGACAATGGAGGCACCAGAGCACATCAACAACAACTTGCAGATGCTTTGCAGTCAAAAGGTAGTAAGATCTCCTCAAGACTTGACACACCTACCGTGACTGGTGCTTCTAGGGTTGTTCCATCTAGATATAAGTTCACTCCTCAGTCTTTGAACCGTCACTGTCCAACCAGTACTCCTGGAGGAACAATCAGTGCGGCTGACAAACTATTGCGGGAGATTACAGCTACACCTATAAATCCTTGCTCGGTGTCGCAGGATGACGGAGCATTAGTCTCCAGAAAGCTTTCAAAAGTTTCAACTAGTCCTTATGTGGATTCTTGTGCCACTGGTACTGCTACTACTAAGGGAAGTTCATGCCCGAGTTCTCCACTTTGCCCTCAAAACAATAAGACGCGGACATTATCAGCAATGAGGTCTTCTACGTCCGAGATTGATAGATGTCTCACGGAGAGAAATAGAGACAGTTCAGTTGATGAATGCAGTTCATATAAATCCGCATTCTCTACTTGCGCTCGTTCACTGCATTTGCCAACAGCCAATAACGAAAACTCCTCCTCTTGGCTATCTCTTAAACAAAATGACATGTTTGCTTCAAGATCATCTTTCAAAATGGGGGGCCTTTGCTTGCCTCCACATCCAACTTCCAATAAATTGGGAGCAGATGCTGCTAGGAAAGGGAGGAAGGGTTTCAGTGATCAGGGAGAAGTGCATTCACTGAAGTTGCTCTACAACCATCACCTTCAATGGCGATTTGCAAATGCCAAAGCAGAGGCCTCCATGCACTCCCAAAGACATGAGAGCCAGAGCAAACTTTATTCCTTTGCACAACAATTATCAGATCTACGCAAATCTGTAAGCCAGAAACGTGCTGAACTTGGGGTTTTGAGAAGGATCAAAACTTTATCCACTATTGTTGAATCACAATTACCATGTCTTGGTGAATGGGCTAACCTGGAAGAGGATTACTCAACTTCTCTGTCAGGTACAACTGATGCCTTACGCAATTGCTCTCTGAGACTTCCTATTGGCACGGAAGTTCATGTCGATATAAAAGAGTTAGGAGATGCTCTTAGTTCATCTACAAAGGTGATGGAAATGATCGGTTTGCAAATTCAGAACTTTATGCAAAAGGCAGAAGAAACAGAAAGTTTAGTCTCTGAACTAGCTAGGGTGAGTGGTGGAGAGAAAGCTCTTGTTGAGGAATGTGGGGATTTATTAATGAAGACGTATATCTCACAGGTGACAGAATGGAGTTTAAGGGGACAAATGATTCAAATGCATCAGAACAACCTTTATCAAGTTCAGAAAGAATGA
- the LOC101250054 gene encoding protein FAR1-RELATED SEQUENCE 3-like has protein sequence MNNKVIDIEGQKRKKSGERAVEPNQNPKQGLPDNFTERDTIIEVDGEEKPYVGMEFQTEEAAKNFFDAYARRVGFSIHVGQYSRAKPDGPIISWDFSCSKEILRRKNTESCNAMLRIERKSSDGWVVTKFVEDHNHSIVNPSKVHYLRPRKHFAGASKTVGEIPGAPTDIMVPPVVVPVEGNHAFVSSNEGVKDAPPMESNRVTKNFSPVIPIMFIQPCSRKRTLGRDAHNLLDYFKKMQAENPGFYYAIQLDDENRMTNAFWADARSRIAYSHFGDAVIFDTMYRPNQFQVPFAPFTGVNHHGQMVLFGCGLLLDESESSFTWLFRTWLSSMNNRPPVSITTDQDRAIKAAVNLVLPGTRHCICKWHILREGQERLAHIYMAHPSFYGELYSCINYSETIEDFESCWTSVLDKYDLGKNEWLQAVYNARDQWAPVYFRDTFFAALPSNQGVTSFFDGYVNQQTTLPMFFKQYERALESSLEREIASDFDTNCTAPMLRTPSPMEQQAANLFTKKVFAKFQEELVETFAHTANKIDGDETLSKFRVAKYEQDDKAYIVMLNLAQMKASCSCQMFEYSGILCRHILTVFTVTNVLTVPSLYILKRWTRNAKVGQGSDEDIVKQGINSLTSRFNYLCLEALRYAEEGAVSAETFDAAVSALKDGLRKISVVAKSVGKPLSSQGSESTQDGSIKKTPATSDTLPSLWAWQDTMPRQFNLNDGGLTAGDLNQPTMTPVAINHDGGLADNVVVYTCFKSMTWVIENKSPASKVAVINLKLQDYGKNPAGETEVQFRLTRVALEPMLNSMVCISQQLSLPANRVAVINLKLQDTKTPSGETEVKFQVSRDTLGSMLRSMAYIREQL, from the exons ATGAATAACAAAGTAATTGACATAGAAGGgcaaaagaggaaaaaaagtgGGGAAAGAGCTGTTGAACCAAATCAGAATCCCAAACAGGGTTTGCCGGACAATTTTACTGAAAGAGACACTATCATTGAGGTTGATGGGGAAGAGAAGCCATATGTGGGGATGGAGTTTCAAACAGAAGAAGCAGCAAAGAATTTTTTTGACGCATATGCTAGGCGTGTGGGCTTTAGCATACATGTTGGTCAGTACAGCCGCGCTAAGCCTGATGGACCTATCATTAGTTGGGACTTCTCTTGTTCTAAAGAAATTCTCAGAAGGAAGAATACAGAGAGTTGCAATGCTATGCTTCGGATAGAGAGGAAGAGTTCAGATGGTTGGGTTGTGACTAAATTCGTTGAGGATCACAATCATTCAATAGTGAATCCTAGCAAGGTGCATTACCTTCGACCTCGTAAACACTTTGCTGGTGCTTCCAAGACTGTTGGAGAGATACCTGGAGCTCCAACTGATATTATGGTTCCACCAGTTGTGGTTCCGGTTGAAGGGAATCATGCATTTGTCAGTTCTAATGAAGGTGTTAAGGATGCGCCTCCTATGGAGTCAAATCGTGTGACCAAGAACTTTAGCCCTGTCATACCAATAATGTTTATTCAGCCTTGCAGCCGAAAGAGAACTCTTGGAAGAGATGCCCATAATCTTCTTgactatttcaaaaaaatgcaAGCGGAAAATCCTGGTTTCTACTATGCTATTCAACTTGATGATGAAAACCGCATGACGAATGCTTTTTGGGCGGATGCAAGATCAAGGATAGCTTATAGTCACTTTGGCGATGCTGTTATTTTTGATACAATGTATAGACCAAATCAATTCCAGGTTCCTTTTGCTCCATTCACTGGAGTAAATCATCATGGGCAAATGGTTTTGTTTGGCTGTGGATTACTCTTAGATGAGTCTGAGTCTTCCTTTACTTGGCTTTTCCGGACCTGGCTATCTTCAATGAATAACCGCCCTCCAGTTTCTATTACAACTGACCAGGATAGAGCTATCAAAGCAGCAGTCAACCTAGTATTACCGGGTACTCGTCATTGCATCTGTAAGTGGCATATCTTACGAGAAGGGCAGGAAAGATTGGCTCACATATATATGGCTCATCCTTCCTTTTATGGGGAGCTATATAGCTGCATCAACTATTCTGAGACAATTGAGGATTTCGAATCATGTTGGACCTCTGTACTTGATAAATATGATCTGGGGAAAAATGAGTGGCTTCAAGCTGTATATAATGCTCGTGACCAGTGGGCTCCAGTATATTTTCGTGATACTTTCTTTGCTGCACTTCCGTCAAACCAGGGTGTAACCTCTTTTTTTGATGGATATGTGAATCAGCAGACAACTCTACCAATGTTCTTTAAGCAGTATGAAAGAGCTTTAGAAAGTTCACTTGAAAGGGAAATTGCATCTGATTTTGATACAAATTGCACCGCACCAATGCTAAGGACCCCATCTCCAATGGAACAGCAAGCAGCTAATCTCTTCACCAAAAAAGTTTTTGCAAAGTTTCAAGAGGAACTAGTTGAAACTTTTGCCCACACAGCCAATAAGATAGATGGTGATGAGACTCTAAGCAAATTTAGGGTTGCAAAATATGAACAGGATGACAAGGCTTACATTGTTATGTTGAATCTTGCCCAGATGAAAGCAAGTTGCAGCTGTCAGATGTTTGAGTATTCAGGCATCTTATGTAGGCACATTTTAACAGTTTTTACAGTGACTAATGTTCTCACAGTTCCATCCCTTTATATACTTAAGAGGTGGACAAGAAATGCAAAAGTTGGACAAGGATCGGATGAAGACATCGTTAAACAAGGAATTAATTCACTCACTTCACGTTTCAACTACCTATGTCTGGAAGCTTTAAGATATGCAGAAGAAGGGGCAGTTTCTGCAGAGACCTTTGATGCAGCGGTTAGTGCTCTGAAAGACGGGTTGAGGAAGATTTCTGTTGTTGCAAAAAGTGTTGGCAAACCTCTTAGCTCACAGGGAAGTGAAAGTACTCAGGATGGGAGCATAAAAAAAACTCCAGCTACTTCTGATACCTTACCATCTTTATGGGCTTGGCAAGATACAATGCCTCGTCAGTTTAACCTTAATGATGGCGGTTTAACTGCAGGTGACTTAAATCAGCCCACTATGACACCTGTGGCTATAAATCATGATGGTGGCCTTGCTGATAATGTG GTTGTTTATACTTGTTTTAAGTCTATGACATGGGTGATCGAAAACAAGAGTCCCGCAAGTAAAGTGGCTGTCATCAATTTGAAG TTGCAAGATTATGGCAAGAACCCAGCTGGGGAAACAGAAGTTCAGTTTAGACTTACAAGAGTCGCTCTGGAGCCAATGCTGAATTCCATGGTTTGCATAAGTCAACAGCTTTCCCTGCCGGCAAATAGAGTAGCTGTTATTAATTTAAAG CTTCAAGATACTAAGACACCTTCTGGAGAGACTGAAGtgaaatttcaagtttcaaggGATACACTAGGATCAATGTTGAGATCGATGGCTTACATTCGTGAACAACTTTGA
- the LOC101251231 gene encoding ethylene-responsive transcription factor WRI1 → MQRLTKEEYLASLRRMSSGFSRGVSKYRGVARHHHNGRWEARIGRVYGNKYLYLGTYSTQEEAAAAYDMAAIEYRGPNAVTNFDISRYADHLKKLREPDLLTKEENTESSAEVQSSEVIEQYQPVQQEESQFDYQLAELAAEPIVVPKLEFTPALDFDEVTQPKVLKLEFAADLINAKDHEEEEDYPWMNMYLDDTFDSLPVSDFSLDKPTDLMDLFNDNSFDNNIDFDFYEQSSENEFNLNVFSDSMIIDGIEADNEEVRNNLSISPTSSSSMSRTTSISNDMKDDGGLASSTM, encoded by the exons ATGCAGAGGCTAACAAAGGAAGAGTACTTAGCTTCATTAAGGAGAATGAGCAGTGGATTTTCTAGAGGTGTTTCCAAATATCGTGGCGTAgcaag GCACCACCATAATGGTCGATGGGAGGCTCGAATTGGACGGGTCTATGGAAATAAATATCTCTATCTGGGAACTTACA GCACTCAAGAGGAAGCAGCTGCAGCGTATGATATGGCAGCAATTGAGTACAGAGGGCCTAATGCAGTGACCAACTTCGACATCAGCAGATATGCAGACCATTTGAAGAAACTCCGCGAACCAGATCTGTTAACAAAGGAGGAAAACACAGAGTCCTCTGCTGAAGTTCAATCAAGTGAGGTGATCGAACAGTATCAGCCGGTTCAACAAGAGGAAAGCCAATTTGATTATCAGCTAGCAGAATTAGCTGCAGAACCAATTGTAGTACCAAAGTTGGAGTTTACGCCTGCACTTGATTTTGATGAAGTGACTCAACCAAAAGTTCTGAAGTTGGAGTTTGCTGCTGATTTAATAAACGCAAAGGATCATGAGGAGGAAGAGGACTACCCGTGGATGAACATGTACTTGGACGACACATTTGATTCTCTCCCAGTTTCCGACTTCTCTCTTGATAAACCAACCGATTTGATGGATCTTTTCAACGACAACAGCTTTGACAACAACATTGACTTCGATTTCTATGAGCAATCAAGTGAGAATGAGTTCAACCTGAATGTATTCTCCGACAGCATGATCATCGATGGGATTGAAGCTGATAACGAGGAAGTGAGGAACAATCTGTCCATCTCACCTACCTCATCATCATCCATGTCAAGAACAACATCCATTTCTAACGACATGAAAGACGATGGAGGTTTGGCATCTTCGACAATGTAA
- the LOC138347254 gene encoding ethylene-responsive transcription factor WRI1-like has translation MKKSPSFSCSSSSSSSSCIEQIHEETEKLNLKPKPKPKPKPKPRLKRASRAKKIVNADSPSNNSSTARRSSIFRGVTRHRWTGRYEAHLWDKSTWNSIQKKKGRQIYLGAYDSEEAAARTYDLAALKYWGPTTLLNFPVDSYSVRLNLRLCDGKLFY, from the exons atgaagaaatctcCATCTTTTTCTtgctcttcctcttcttcttcatcttcatgcATTGAACAAATCCATGAAGAAACAGAGAAGCTTAACCTGAAGCCGAAGCCCAAACCGAAACCGAAACCCAAGCCCAGACTGAAACGTGCTAGTCGAGCTAAGAAAATTGTAAATGCTGATTCACCAAGTAACAATTCATCTACAGCTAGAAGAAGCTCTATTTTCAGAGGCGTAACcag GCATAGATGGACAGGAAGATATGAAGCTCATTTATGGGACAAGAGTACTTGGAATAGCATTCAGAAGAAGAAAGGAAGACAAA TTTATTTGG GAGCTTATGATAGTGAAGAAGCTGCTGCTAGAACTTATGATCTTGCTGCCCTTAAGTATTGGGGACCAACAACTCTACTTAATTTTCCGGTAGATTCTTACTCTGTCCGTCTCAATTTACGTTTGTGTGAcggtaaattattttattaa